A genomic window from Desulfonatronovibrio magnus includes:
- a CDS encoding ATP-binding response regulator, producing MSVSDDLKLSMQDISILCVEDESFSLRFLTETLKRMVKEVHSAQDGQEGLYAYSRFSPDIVITDIEMPRLNGLDMAEAIRESDPESVIVVSTAFDNIDYLKRAITLRLDEFISKPVKPAELKNAIVRGLEKINVKREQKRYQRFTELMLGGMPFPVMLINHSLSRVEIANPAARAVGYDQQSPLKGGFFTDKIKMFMQEIAIPKTIFRTHDQHVTSLQAFDKSWDVYLKPVGSQNVIFAAVDVTWRNHLEKLRDDVERITRHDMKTPLNGVIAIPDLLLESDNLSEEQIELINYIKSSGHTLLNMVNLSLDLYKMEQGKYLLKPERLNVLETINKVLVQLGPLVRGKNITASILFNARPLHQDTVIMAMGEELLCYSMLSNIIKNALEASPHQETITINIEYVLDQVMISIHNKGSVPEEIRASFFDKLSTAGKDSGTGLGTYSAQLMARTMKGHIEMETSIDYGTFLKIFLPKAA from the coding sequence ATGTCAGTCAGTGATGATCTGAAGCTGTCCATGCAGGACATCTCAATACTTTGCGTGGAGGATGAATCATTTTCCCTGCGTTTTCTAACTGAAACCCTTAAACGCATGGTTAAGGAGGTTCATTCAGCCCAGGACGGGCAGGAAGGGCTTTATGCCTATTCCCGCTTTTCTCCGGACATAGTTATTACAGATATTGAAATGCCCAGACTCAATGGATTGGACATGGCTGAGGCCATTCGCGAGTCAGATCCTGAATCCGTCATCGTGGTTTCTACAGCCTTTGACAATATTGATTACCTCAAAAGAGCCATTACTCTGCGTCTTGATGAGTTCATATCCAAGCCGGTTAAACCTGCTGAACTTAAGAATGCCATTGTCAGAGGGCTTGAAAAGATCAATGTCAAACGAGAACAGAAAAGATACCAGCGCTTTACTGAACTGATGCTGGGGGGCATGCCTTTTCCAGTCATGCTCATAAACCACTCCCTGTCACGGGTGGAGATTGCCAATCCTGCTGCCAGGGCAGTCGGATATGATCAGCAGTCACCCTTGAAGGGAGGATTTTTCACTGACAAGATCAAGATGTTCATGCAGGAAATAGCTATACCCAAAACCATATTTCGTACCCATGACCAGCATGTTACATCTCTCCAGGCGTTTGATAAGTCATGGGATGTATACCTGAAACCAGTTGGCAGCCAGAACGTAATTTTTGCAGCTGTGGATGTCACCTGGCGTAACCACCTGGAAAAACTCCGGGATGATGTTGAGCGTATAACCAGGCATGATATGAAAACTCCCTTAAATGGTGTAATTGCCATACCAGACCTGCTTCTGGAATCCGACAACCTCTCGGAAGAACAGATCGAGCTGATTAATTACATTAAATCATCCGGACATACCCTGCTTAACATGGTCAACCTTTCCCTTGACCTTTACAAAATGGAACAGGGCAAATATTTACTCAAGCCTGAACGTCTTAATGTTCTGGAAACTATCAACAAGGTACTGGTTCAGCTTGGTCCTCTTGTCAGAGGAAAGAATATCACAGCTTCCATACTTTTTAATGCCCGCCCTTTGCATCAGGACACCGTTATTATGGCCATGGGTGAGGAGCTTTTGTGCTACTCCATGCTTTCCAATATTATCAAAAATGCTTTGGAGGCATCCCCGCATCAGGAAACCATCACCATCAATATTGAATATGTTCTGGATCAGGTCATGATTTCCATTCATAACAAGGGTAGTGTTCCAGAAGAAATAAGGGCATCATTTTTTGACAAACTGTCCACTGCCGGCAAAGATTCCGGCACCGGTCTGGGCACTTATTCAGCTCAACTTATGGCCAGGACCATGAAAGGACATATAGAAATGGAAACTTCCATTGACTATGGAACATTTCTAAAAATATTTCTGCCCAAAGCAGCTTAA
- a CDS encoding ABC transporter substrate-binding protein, with translation MKNLSNRNQENKYICFAKDQRIRTQDAFALLFTFTLFLFAPGGVKAQENPIIIGLNADMSTADAESGQSIKLGAMAAIEQINAQGGVLGRNLSLKILDHRRNPARGKINMQTFGRNPDVIAVLGGKHTPVVLAELETVHELKIPYLIPWAAGTTIIENGFTPNYVFRVSVRDEYAGGFLARYAARQGLVRPGLVLEQTGWGRSNEKSLVNAFDQLGITPAWVEWFNWGESCFMSSLERLHRAGADSFIFVGNSPDGVSFIRSILQHPESMKTPIISHWGIAGGDFEEILGADLDRVNLAFLQTFSFFDPPFPERAQTVFELLQKVSPDIASVRDIKAPTGVAHAYDLVHILSKAINLAGISRREDVREALENVPPYHGLMRDYKPAFTPQNHDALDADDFRMARFVQGIIKPIKD, from the coding sequence ATGAAAAATTTATCCAACAGGAATCAGGAAAATAAATATATCTGCTTTGCCAAAGATCAAAGAATTAGAACCCAGGATGCGTTTGCACTACTCTTCACATTTACTCTGTTTCTTTTTGCTCCCGGTGGGGTAAAGGCCCAGGAGAACCCGATAATAATTGGATTAAACGCAGACATGAGCACTGCTGATGCTGAATCAGGTCAATCCATTAAGCTCGGTGCCATGGCTGCCATTGAACAAATCAATGCCCAGGGAGGAGTTCTGGGCCGGAACCTGAGCCTGAAGATTCTGGATCATCGCCGCAACCCGGCCAGAGGTAAAATCAATATGCAGACCTTTGGCCGCAATCCTGACGTCATAGCAGTGCTGGGCGGCAAACACACCCCTGTTGTCCTGGCTGAACTGGAAACCGTTCATGAACTGAAAATCCCCTACCTTATTCCCTGGGCCGCTGGTACTACTATCATTGAAAATGGATTCACTCCCAACTATGTATTCAGGGTTTCAGTACGCGATGAATATGCCGGAGGATTTCTCGCTCGTTATGCGGCGCGCCAGGGTCTTGTCAGACCAGGCCTTGTGCTGGAGCAGACCGGATGGGGAAGATCCAATGAAAAATCCCTTGTCAATGCCTTTGATCAGCTTGGCATCACCCCAGCCTGGGTGGAATGGTTCAACTGGGGGGAAAGTTGTTTTATGAGTTCTTTAGAAAGGCTGCACAGGGCAGGAGCCGACTCATTTATTTTTGTAGGTAATTCCCCTGACGGAGTGAGTTTTATCCGGTCTATACTGCAACATCCTGAGTCCATGAAAACCCCCATCATATCTCATTGGGGTATTGCCGGAGGTGACTTTGAAGAAATCCTCGGGGCTGACCTTGACCGGGTAAATCTTGCATTCCTCCAAACTTTTTCATTTTTTGATCCTCCTTTCCCGGAAAGAGCCCAGACTGTTTTTGAACTGCTCCAAAAAGTTTCCCCGGACATTGCATCAGTAAGAGACATCAAGGCTCCTACCGGAGTAGCCCACGCCTATGACCTGGTACACATCCTGTCCAAGGCCATCAACCTTGCCGGCATATCCCGGCGAGAAGATGTCCGGGAAGCACTGGAAAACGTTCCTCCCTACCATGGTCTAATGCGTGACTATAAGCCTGCTTTCACTCCTCAAAATCATGACGCTCTGGATGCCGACGATTTTCGCATGGCCCGGTTTGTCCAGGGAATTATTAAACCTATCAAAGACTGA
- a CDS encoding hybrid sensor histidine kinase/response regulator, whose amino-acid sequence MTRSQRFPKSINSVIILILLPVSWLAAVSYLIHEKNAGIQRYLQEQTAIQETAWKATTNLHKVGMKAYFEAYIMTPAILDILAYHRHEPKRMQVSRTRLYEELLPLYEQVLSEQDIQQLHFHTKHGNSFLRFHFPSRYGDPLAHIRPSIRIANSRLEPVQGYEVGRVVSGFRNVFPIITPEGEHLGSVELSQPIEAFRTAMAELDEIREYTFLINGPLLMPMLFEEQKSLYEASPIHPDWYYEDPHRTLPHAPPPMSNTAEILAATMGKHDNTFQIIENGLSGSVDLRLGRHYYVGTLTAIPDIEDKVAAYLVSFAAAPELDAINYRFLVDVSLSVIFVLALGWTVLGLIRARNASEAASKAKSGFLANMSHEIRTPMSGIMGSMQILASRISEPESSRIIAMTLDSARSLQQIIDDVLDLSKVEAGKLKLINRVFSPLTLLQKVKDLYYFQAREKGLELKIEASPDLPDYLWGDSYRLEQILRNLVNNAIKFTHSGEVVIGAKPLKLMTEKVRIRFEVRDTGIGISHEFMPHLFDNFAQADITYAKKFQGTGLGLSICKELTKIMGGDIFAESKPGLGSSFSVILTLPVAQAPETDENTSAESMTALPFSAPKLKILVAEDVKINQEYINFVLKRAGHSTVLTSSGKEALEAFQKEPFDIILMDIQMPEMDGLAATEAIRRLETDSDPTPTIALTAYAMAEDRKKFLQSGMDGYISKPIDPDLLLNEIVRLARPETKASGVSEKSIGNSPEARDSSRNKLLNASPKTLNSETQDDTKMKTKPQIKSEINGSRPEATQKDKKNNLFQKSQPPVSAQCIEERYGENDDLWQMMMDSFVETEIPEYMEELKKHAAQNDIEATFRTAHKIKGALGTLCAEKGAAKAAALDHAARNEQHNKIPQALDELLKELQNIKDYYTGISK is encoded by the coding sequence ATGACCCGTTCCCAACGTTTTCCCAAATCCATAAATTCAGTCATCATCCTGATTCTGCTTCCAGTATCATGGCTTGCTGCTGTGTCTTATCTGATTCATGAAAAAAACGCTGGTATTCAGCGCTACCTGCAGGAACAGACAGCAATTCAGGAAACCGCATGGAAAGCTACCACCAACCTGCATAAAGTAGGTATGAAGGCTTATTTTGAAGCTTATATTATGACTCCAGCCATCCTGGATATTCTGGCTTACCACCGCCATGAACCAAAGCGTATGCAGGTATCCAGAACAAGATTATATGAGGAGCTTCTGCCCCTGTATGAGCAGGTTCTGTCAGAACAAGACATTCAGCAGCTTCATTTTCATACCAAGCACGGCAACAGTTTCCTGCGTTTCCACTTTCCTTCACGTTATGGTGATCCCCTGGCTCATATCAGGCCAAGCATCAGAATCGCCAATTCCCGATTGGAACCGGTTCAGGGTTATGAAGTCGGCAGAGTGGTTTCAGGGTTCCGCAATGTATTTCCCATAATAACCCCGGAAGGCGAACATCTTGGCAGCGTTGAGTTAAGCCAGCCCATTGAGGCATTCAGAACAGCCATGGCCGAACTTGATGAAATTAGAGAATACACTTTTCTCATAAATGGTCCCCTGCTCATGCCCATGCTTTTTGAAGAGCAGAAAAGCTTATATGAGGCCAGTCCCATTCATCCTGACTGGTATTATGAGGATCCTCACAGAACTCTTCCTCATGCCCCGCCTCCCATGTCCAATACTGCCGAAATTCTTGCCGCCACCATGGGAAAACACGACAATACTTTTCAAATTATTGAGAATGGACTTTCCGGTTCCGTGGATCTTCGTCTGGGCAGGCACTATTACGTGGGTACTCTTACAGCAATACCAGATATTGAGGACAAGGTGGCTGCGTATCTGGTCTCATTTGCCGCTGCCCCTGAGCTTGATGCAATTAATTACAGATTTCTGGTTGATGTCAGTCTTTCTGTAATATTTGTCCTTGCCCTTGGCTGGACAGTCCTGGGACTCATCAGGGCCAGAAACGCTTCTGAAGCAGCATCCAAGGCAAAAAGCGGTTTTCTGGCCAACATGAGCCATGAAATAAGGACACCCATGTCCGGCATCATGGGCTCCATGCAGATTCTGGCCAGCAGGATCAGCGAGCCTGAATCATCAAGAATCATTGCCATGACTCTGGATTCTGCCAGGTCATTACAGCAGATTATCGATGACGTCCTTGATCTGTCCAAAGTGGAAGCTGGCAAGCTCAAGCTTATCAACCGGGTTTTTTCACCCTTGACCTTATTGCAGAAAGTCAAGGACTTATATTATTTTCAAGCCAGGGAAAAAGGTCTTGAGCTTAAAATAGAGGCATCACCTGATCTACCTGACTATTTATGGGGAGATTCATACAGACTGGAACAGATCCTGCGCAACCTGGTTAATAACGCCATAAAATTCACCCATTCCGGTGAGGTGGTCATTGGTGCCAAACCTTTAAAACTAATGACTGAAAAAGTCAGGATACGCTTTGAAGTTCGGGATACCGGCATAGGTATTTCTCATGAGTTCATGCCTCATCTGTTTGACAACTTTGCCCAGGCTGACATTACTTATGCTAAAAAATTTCAGGGCACTGGACTGGGGCTTTCCATCTGCAAGGAACTGACAAAAATTATGGGCGGAGATATTTTTGCAGAAAGCAAACCTGGACTGGGCAGTTCGTTTTCAGTCATATTGACCCTGCCTGTAGCCCAGGCCCCTGAAACTGATGAAAACACATCAGCAGAAAGCATGACAGCCTTGCCATTTTCAGCCCCCAAGCTTAAAATACTTGTAGCTGAAGATGTAAAAATAAACCAGGAATACATTAATTTCGTCTTGAAAAGGGCCGGGCACAGCACGGTTCTGACTTCCAGCGGAAAGGAAGCGCTGGAGGCTTTTCAAAAGGAACCCTTTGATATCATCCTGATGGACATCCAGATGCCTGAAATGGATGGCCTTGCTGCTACAGAAGCCATTAGACGTCTTGAAACAGACAGTGACCCAACCCCCACTATTGCTCTCACCGCTTATGCCATGGCTGAAGACCGTAAAAAATTTTTACAGTCAGGCATGGACGGATATATTTCCAAGCCCATTGACCCTGATCTGCTTTTAAATGAGATAGTCAGACTTGCCAGGCCTGAAACGAAAGCATCAGGCGTTTCTGAAAAGTCAATTGGGAACAGTCCCGAAGCCAGGGACAGTTCCCGTAACAAGTTGCTGAACGCTTCCCCCAAAACCTTGAACTCAGAAACACAAGATGATACCAAAATGAAAACAAAACCACAGATAAAGTCTGAAATAAATGGTTCCCGGCCTGAGGCGACTCAAAAAGATAAAAAGAATAATCTCTTTCAGAAGAGCCAGCCTCCGGTCAGCGCTCAGTGCATTGAAGAGCGATACGGGGAAAATGATGACCTGTGGCAGATGATGATGGACAGTTTTGTTGAGACAGAGATACCAGAGTACATGGAAGAACTTAAAAAGCATGCTGCGCAAAACGATATTGAAGCTACCTTTCGCACCGCTCACAAAATAAAGGGGGCGCTCGGAACTCTTTGTGCTGAAAAAGGTGCAGCCAAAGCAGCAGCACTGGACCATGCGGCCAGAAACGAACAGCATAACAAAATTCCACAGGCCTTAGATGAACTGCTAAAGGAACTGCAAAACATCAAGGATTATTATACAGGCATTTCTAAGTAA
- a CDS encoding PAS domain S-box protein, translating into MLFKAPKKLVSHVLVWIIPSTLIILLITGTVMLHLNNRAMDSEVESRLEHMMRHTSDLLRENITSIQIQTSTIAQNELVRNGLIDTQERYRYLPVMFRSLGRVSGSQTLARVSLLDFMGNEIISNNVDPGHTIPGLAMNHTLEEGKDVLVLDMNGLLYATPIFIHGFVEGSIATSMNYSSLQDLFVDWDRLNYAVSLQDEQGNGLLTNLFYKDHAGSDQINNNPDWVTLTRQCSIPGLENYYLIVGLPHTIAYASGINLRNQMLISLGLALFFAMSAVIMSARMTARPIRQLEADVSFMAGKKDLSLRLPVAGVSEIQNLAQSFNLTLASLEQVYTSKKRQDQLLSGSTAVIYSAPPDKFQVSFISSNVYSILGYTSQDILDNEQWWLDNLHPEDREQVLETETRWYDSNAPHPLVMNYRFRHALGHWIWIEDRIQAIKSNDGKILEEIGSLVDISARKKAQEKIKINEEKYRSLVEQSVDMVFLHDLHGNIIDINQAAISQTGYSRQELLSMNVFDLHPDASSKNKIIDVWADWQPGESQTVEAIHKCKNDTHVSVEVTTGKISIGREHFILALVRDITQRKQAEQQLIMARDAAQAASKAKSEFLANMSHEIRTPMAGILGALDMLSSRVKDPFSQRIIAMTLESAGSLHQIINDILDLSKVEAGKMDIQEKEFNPEAIVHRVIELYSIEAQKKNIELIREIDSDLPMLVKGDPYRLEQVLNNLVSNAIKFTDRGTVTVSVRLVDHDHNSSEVSFAVEDTGTGIAEEFTQKIFDSFSQADLTYGKKHQGTGLGLTICKNLVHLMGGEITVSSRLNQGSIFTFSLPLSIVRQTPQQEQNSETALSPGTEPLPLRVLIAEDMALNQEYIQYLLNQKGYLTEIAENGRQAVDLFRQGRFDLILMDIQMPEMDGLEAMREIRKLESNPGLPEFQNSRIPVIALTAYAMNEDRERFIAAGMDGYVSKPVNPEILFEEINRLVKYPVHADSKSSVIAPEETEHQPAPEQSSLFDFNEIDEKYAGNRQFWQKMFTRFVDEELDSYIHNLKKAAEKDDMDNLFALAHKLKGGLGTLCASDAAEAAANLDGAVRNKEIEKIPEAMQELLEELKKVNSFRNSLSSP; encoded by the coding sequence ATGTTGTTCAAAGCGCCCAAAAAATTAGTAAGCCATGTTCTGGTCTGGATAATTCCGTCCACACTGATCATTCTGTTGATCACCGGGACAGTCATGCTTCATCTGAATAACAGAGCCATGGACTCAGAGGTGGAATCCAGGCTGGAACATATGATGAGGCACACCAGTGACCTGCTTCGGGAAAACATTACATCCATCCAGATTCAGACCTCCACTATTGCTCAAAACGAACTTGTCAGAAACGGTCTCATCGACACGCAGGAACGTTATCGTTATCTGCCGGTCATGTTCCGCTCACTGGGCAGGGTTTCCGGCTCTCAGACCCTGGCCAGGGTTTCTCTTCTGGATTTCATGGGCAACGAAATTATTTCCAACAATGTAGATCCAGGCCATACCATCCCCGGACTTGCAATGAACCACACCCTTGAGGAAGGCAAGGATGTTCTGGTGCTTGACATGAATGGGCTTCTTTATGCCACCCCCATATTTATTCATGGCTTTGTGGAAGGATCCATTGCAACATCCATGAATTATTCTTCACTGCAGGATCTTTTTGTTGACTGGGACCGTCTCAATTATGCTGTAAGCCTGCAGGATGAACAGGGTAATGGTCTGCTGACCAACTTATTTTACAAAGATCATGCTGGTTCTGACCAGATAAACAACAACCCGGACTGGGTAACCCTTACCAGACAGTGCTCAATTCCCGGCCTTGAAAATTACTACCTCATAGTTGGCCTGCCTCATACCATTGCTTACGCCAGTGGTATAAATCTTAGAAACCAGATGCTCATATCCCTTGGCCTGGCCTTGTTTTTTGCCATGTCTGCAGTCATCATGTCCGCCCGCATGACTGCCAGACCCATCAGGCAACTTGAGGCAGATGTCAGCTTCATGGCCGGAAAAAAAGACCTGAGCTTGAGACTGCCTGTTGCCGGTGTCTCGGAAATTCAAAATCTGGCCCAGTCCTTCAACCTGACCCTGGCCTCCCTGGAACAGGTATACACATCTAAAAAACGTCAGGATCAGCTTTTATCCGGCAGTACCGCTGTCATATATTCGGCTCCGCCGGACAAGTTTCAGGTAAGCTTCATCAGCAGCAATGTTTACAGCATTCTGGGATACACATCACAGGACATTCTGGACAATGAACAATGGTGGTTAGACAATCTGCACCCCGAAGACAGGGAACAGGTCCTGGAAACTGAAACCCGGTGGTACGATTCCAACGCTCCTCATCCATTAGTCATGAATTACAGGTTCAGGCACGCTCTTGGACACTGGATCTGGATTGAAGACCGCATCCAGGCCATTAAATCAAATGACGGAAAAATTCTGGAAGAAATCGGTTCACTGGTGGACATCAGCGCCCGCAAGAAAGCCCAGGAAAAGATTAAAATCAACGAAGAAAAATATAGATCTTTGGTGGAACAATCAGTTGACATGGTCTTTCTGCACGACCTCCATGGCAATATTATTGATATCAACCAGGCCGCCATTAGCCAAACCGGATATTCCAGGCAGGAACTATTGTCCATGAACGTCTTTGACCTGCATCCAGACGCATCCTCTAAAAATAAAATAATTGACGTCTGGGCAGACTGGCAGCCTGGAGAGTCCCAGACCGTTGAAGCCATTCATAAATGCAAAAATGACACTCATGTTTCCGTGGAAGTAACCACCGGCAAAATATCCATTGGCAGGGAACACTTCATTCTGGCTCTTGTCCGTGATATCACCCAGCGCAAGCAGGCTGAGCAGCAGCTTATCATGGCCCGGGATGCTGCACAGGCTGCCTCTAAGGCCAAATCCGAATTCCTGGCCAATATGAGTCACGAAATACGGACCCCCATGGCCGGAATTCTGGGAGCCTTGGACATGCTGTCCTCCAGAGTGAAAGATCCCTTCTCACAAAGAATTATTGCCATGACCCTGGAATCAGCCGGATCTCTGCATCAGATCATCAATGATATCTTAGATTTATCCAAGGTCGAAGCTGGAAAAATGGATATCCAGGAAAAAGAGTTCAACCCCGAGGCTATTGTCCACCGGGTTATTGAGCTGTATTCCATTGAAGCTCAAAAAAAGAACATTGAACTTATCAGAGAAATTGATTCTGACTTACCCATGCTGGTCAAGGGAGATCCCTATCGATTAGAGCAGGTTTTGAACAATCTGGTCAGTAATGCCATCAAGTTTACAGACCGCGGCACTGTTACTGTCAGCGTTAGACTTGTAGACCACGACCACAACAGTTCAGAGGTATCATTCGCAGTAGAGGATACAGGCACAGGCATTGCCGAAGAATTTACCCAAAAGATTTTTGACAGCTTTTCTCAGGCCGATCTTACTTATGGCAAAAAACATCAAGGCACCGGACTCGGACTGACCATCTGTAAAAATCTTGTTCATCTAATGGGGGGTGAAATTACTGTCTCAAGCAGACTCAACCAGGGCAGCATCTTTACTTTCAGCCTTCCTCTAAGCATTGTAAGACAAACTCCCCAACAGGAGCAAAATTCTGAGACCGCCCTGTCTCCTGGAACAGAACCACTACCTCTCAGGGTATTGATTGCTGAAGATATGGCCCTGAATCAGGAGTACATCCAGTACCTCCTGAATCAAAAGGGCTACCTGACTGAAATTGCCGAAAACGGCAGGCAGGCTGTAGATCTCTTCAGACAGGGCCGTTTCGACCTCATACTCATGGATATTCAGATGCCCGAGATGGATGGGCTGGAAGCCATGCGGGAAATCAGAAAGCTGGAAAGCAATCCAGGCCTGCCTGAATTCCAGAACTCCAGAATTCCTGTCATAGCCCTGACTGCTTATGCCATGAATGAAGACAGGGAAAGATTTATTGCCGCAGGAATGGATGGCTATGTCTCCAAACCCGTCAACCCTGAAATTCTTTTTGAAGAAATAAACCGACTGGTAAAATATCCTGTTCATGCAGATAGTAAATCTTCCGTCATCGCCCCGGAAGAAACAGAGCATCAGCCTGCACCAGAGCAGAGCTCTCTGTTTGATTTTAATGAAATTGATGAAAAATACGCAGGTAACAGGCAGTTCTGGCAAAAAATGTTCACTAGGTTTGTTGATGAGGAGCTGGACAGTTATATTCATAATTTAAAGAAGGCTGCTGAAAAAGATGATATGGACAACCTGTTTGCCCTGGCGCATAAGTTAAAAGGCGGACTGGGTACATTGTGCGCATCGGATGCGGCTGAGGCTGCCGCTAATCTGGACGGAGCTGTCCGCAACAAAGAAATTGAAAAAATCCCTGAGGCCATGCAGGAACTGCTTGAAGAGCTGAAAAAGGTTAATTCTTTTCGCAACAGTTTATCTTCTCCCTGA
- a CDS encoding FIST signal transduction protein has product MIVRICETGKASSFITKLKEVEKHPQVKAIMILACDANGFTPESVDQALKDCPHPVMGGIFPQIIANAENMEKGTVIAGFFHDMKCSVVQGLSNNDLDLDDAVSESLDGIDCVGKTMFVFVDGLSTRISAFIEGMFNNIGLMPNYIGGGAGSLSFEQKPCLFSSEGLLMDAAILGVSDVASGIGVAHGWHPVSKAIKVTQSEKNKVISLNWEPALQVYSKTIEEHSGSSFADQDFFDIAKAYPLGIVKLDTEMVVRDPIMTEDNSLVCVGEVPEGSFVYILHGNMESLIQGAVQARDAAVADYSNHGDSSFFFMDCISRVLFMGQSFENELQAVSTGSFLFGALTLGEIANTGDSYLEFYNKTAVAGILNDPLSG; this is encoded by the coding sequence ATGATTGTAAGGATATGTGAAACCGGTAAAGCCAGTTCATTTATTACCAAACTCAAGGAAGTGGAAAAGCATCCCCAGGTAAAAGCCATAATGATACTTGCCTGTGATGCAAACGGCTTCACACCGGAATCTGTTGACCAGGCTCTTAAAGACTGCCCCCATCCTGTTATGGGTGGAATATTTCCCCAGATTATTGCCAATGCCGAAAATATGGAAAAAGGCACCGTCATTGCCGGTTTTTTTCATGACATGAAATGCTCTGTTGTCCAGGGCCTTAGTAATAATGATCTGGATCTGGATGACGCTGTTTCCGAATCTCTCGACGGCATTGACTGCGTGGGCAAAACCATGTTTGTTTTTGTAGATGGTCTGAGTACGCGCATCAGCGCTTTCATAGAAGGGATGTTTAATAATATCGGACTTATGCCCAACTATATTGGCGGAGGAGCAGGATCTCTTTCCTTTGAGCAGAAACCATGCCTTTTCAGCAGCGAGGGCCTTCTGATGGATGCCGCCATTCTGGGAGTTTCAGATGTTGCCAGCGGCATAGGCGTTGCCCATGGCTGGCATCCTGTGTCCAAAGCCATCAAGGTCACCCAGTCTGAGAAAAACAAGGTAATTTCCCTGAACTGGGAACCTGCCCTTCAAGTATACTCCAAAACCATCGAGGAACATTCAGGGTCATCTTTTGCTGACCAGGATTTTTTTGACATAGCCAAGGCTTACCCTCTCGGCATTGTCAAGTTAGACACTGAAATGGTGGTCAGAGACCCCATAATGACTGAAGACAACAGTCTTGTGTGCGTGGGAGAAGTGCCTGAAGGTTCTTTTGTGTATATTCTGCATGGTAATATGGAGTCTCTTATCCAGGGTGCTGTGCAAGCCAGAGATGCAGCAGTTGCCGACTATTCAAATCATGGCGATTCATCATTCTTCTTTATGGACTGCATATCCCGGGTACTCTTTATGGGCCAGTCTTTTGAAAATGAGTTGCAGGCTGTAAGCACTGGCAGTTTTTTGTTCGGCGCTCTGACCCTTGGAGAAATTGCCAATACAGGCGACTCTTATCTTGAATTTTATAATAAAACAGCTGTCGCTGGAATTCTAAACGATCCACTTAGCGGTTAG